A DNA window from Ornithobacterium rhinotracheale DSM 15997 contains the following coding sequences:
- a CDS encoding chloride channel protein, whose protein sequence is MQKVINFLRYYLRLSTDRIHSHKIKNNLLQAIPFWVGAVITGLFAIFYASLFRYAEEVLAWILGWHKWLIFILLPSAFLISWWLVVKFAPYAKGSGIPQVMAAVELSTPKNHKKIPKLLSLRVLCVKIISSAIMVVGGGAIGREGPTIQISGSIYKKINELLPASWPKISRKNMIMTGAAAGLSAAFNTPLGGIVFAIEELTRTHLSYFKTALFTGVIIAGFLTQSITGPYLYLGFPRIDDISSWIIFSVLLVAVISGILSSLLSQAMLSVLKFKKTLKTQRQEVYFLLASSLIIATLAYFISEDILGSGKELMERVLFTDEKTLPWYVPILRMVGTGLSFTSGAAGGIFAPALGAGATVGSVVAGWFAYTSSEINLLILVGMVSFLVGITRAPFTSAILVIEMTDRHSLIFYLMFAGLVASFVAFNINRHSFYDVLKMGYLKDLNDEDRKEKATALATETEKLNVATEVQGDKSEELK, encoded by the coding sequence ATGCAAAAAGTAATTAATTTTCTTAGATACTATCTACGATTATCGACTGATCGCATCCACAGTCATAAAATTAAAAACAACCTTTTACAAGCCATTCCATTCTGGGTGGGTGCCGTAATCACGGGATTATTTGCCATTTTCTATGCCAGTTTATTTAGGTATGCAGAAGAAGTCCTAGCTTGGATTTTAGGATGGCATAAGTGGCTAATATTCATTTTATTGCCTTCGGCTTTTCTGATTTCGTGGTGGCTTGTTGTAAAATTTGCACCTTACGCCAAAGGGAGTGGAATCCCACAAGTGATGGCCGCAGTAGAACTTTCTACGCCAAAGAATCATAAGAAAATACCTAAATTGCTTAGTTTAAGGGTTTTATGTGTTAAGATTATTTCTAGTGCCATCATGGTAGTGGGCGGTGGAGCCATAGGTAGAGAAGGGCCTACAATTCAAATTTCGGGTTCTATTTATAAGAAAATCAATGAATTATTGCCTGCCTCATGGCCAAAAATTTCAAGAAAAAATATGATCATGACAGGTGCAGCGGCTGGACTTTCTGCAGCGTTCAATACACCACTTGGAGGAATTGTTTTTGCCATAGAGGAACTTACAAGAACTCACCTAAGTTACTTTAAAACAGCACTTTTTACAGGAGTTATCATTGCAGGCTTCTTAACACAAAGTATCACAGGTCCTTATCTCTATTTAGGATTTCCAAGAATTGATGATATTTCCTCTTGGATTATATTTTCGGTGCTATTGGTAGCCGTGATTTCTGGAATTTTAAGTAGTTTGCTTTCGCAAGCAATGCTCAGCGTTTTAAAATTCAAAAAAACATTAAAAACTCAACGCCAAGAAGTTTATTTTTTATTAGCATCATCACTCATCATAGCAACGCTAGCCTATTTCATTAGCGAGGATATTTTAGGTTCTGGAAAAGAATTAATGGAGCGTGTGCTCTTTACCGACGAAAAAACTTTGCCTTGGTATGTGCCTATTTTAAGAATGGTAGGAACAGGACTTTCGTTTACCTCGGGAGCTGCAGGAGGTATTTTTGCACCAGCTTTGGGTGCGGGTGCCACCGTGGGGTCTGTTGTAGCAGGGTGGTTTGCTTACACTTCATCAGAAATCAATTTGTTGATTTTAGTTGGGATGGTTTCGTTTTTGGTAGGTATCACGCGTGCACCCTTTACATCGGCAATTCTTGTAATTGAAATGACCGACCGCCACAGCTTGATTTTCTATCTCATGTTTGCAGGTTTAGTTGCTTCGTTTGTAGCATTTAACATCAACAGACACTCGTTCTATGATGTGCTTAAAATGGGCTATTTAAAAGATTTAAACGACGAAGATAGAAAAGAAAAAGCTACCGCTTTGGCAACTGAAACAGAAAAATTAAATGTAGCAACAGAAGTGCAAGGCGATAAAAGCGAAGAATTAAAATAA
- a CDS encoding KpsF/GutQ family sugar-phosphate isomerase, giving the protein MKSEEILKYAQELVQLQAQEVLRLGKNLDESFVNCINACKNCKGKLVLVGVGKNKPIAEKMVATLNSTGTRAQFLHAGEALHGDLGLLAPEDIAIVLSKSGNTAEIKNALPSIKKLSNQVIAITGNMHSYLAKNADIVLDTTVSRELGYLDVAPTTSTTVQLVICDIIAVILKQLKNFTKEDFGVFHPGGSLGKKLSWKVADMVDSSQKPRVDIDADIKEVIQSLTSGRFGITVVEQKGKIVGVITDGDLRRMLQKYSDLNGIKANDIATFAPKTIHKDVLAVDALKIINQNKIGQLIVVDDNNDYFGIIDFHVLTNEGLSEVQ; this is encoded by the coding sequence TTGAAATCAGAAGAAATTTTAAAATATGCGCAAGAGCTCGTGCAACTACAAGCACAAGAAGTTCTCCGTTTAGGCAAAAACCTTGACGAATCTTTTGTAAATTGCATAAATGCTTGCAAAAACTGCAAAGGCAAACTGGTACTTGTGGGCGTAGGCAAAAACAAACCCATTGCCGAAAAGATGGTTGCTACGCTTAACAGCACTGGTACACGCGCTCAGTTCCTACATGCGGGCGAAGCCTTGCATGGCGACTTAGGACTTTTAGCTCCAGAAGACATTGCGATAGTTCTCTCTAAATCAGGAAATACCGCCGAAATTAAAAATGCGCTTCCTTCCATAAAAAAACTAAGCAACCAAGTGATTGCCATCACGGGAAACATGCATTCTTATTTGGCTAAAAATGCCGATATTGTGCTTGATACCACTGTCTCCCGTGAGCTGGGATACCTAGATGTAGCTCCCACGACAAGCACCACCGTTCAGCTTGTGATTTGCGACATCATCGCCGTGATTTTGAAACAATTAAAAAACTTTACCAAAGAAGATTTTGGAGTATTTCACCCAGGAGGTTCCTTGGGCAAAAAACTTTCTTGGAAAGTTGCCGACATGGTAGACTCTAGCCAAAAACCGCGTGTGGACATAGATGCCGATATCAAAGAAGTGATTCAGTCGCTTACTTCGGGACGATTCGGAATCACTGTCGTAGAACAAAAAGGCAAAATCGTAGGTGTGATTACCGACGGAGATTTACGCCGAATGTTGCAAAAATATTCTGATTTAAATGGGATAAAAGCAAATGATATTGCTACTTTTGCGCCCAAAACCATTCATAAGGATGTCCTTGCGGTAGATGCGCTTAAAATCATTAATCAAAACAAAATTGGGCAACTTATAGTAGTGGATGACAACAACGATTATTTTGGAATTATCGATTTCCATGTATTAACAAATGAAGGATTAAGTGAAGTACAATAA
- a CDS encoding sulfite exporter TauE/SafE family protein — translation MDQTLLLLFIGLLAGLIGGLVGIGGGLIIVPFLVFLMGMSQHEAQGTSLATLLLPLSFLSVYSYNKAGFINWKYVLILSITFMIGSYFGGVWALKIDQKTLKKIFGFIMILGAAKMFWDSYK, via the coding sequence TTGGATCAAACATTATTACTCCTATTCATAGGATTATTGGCAGGTCTCATCGGCGGACTTGTGGGGATAGGTGGTGGATTAATCATCGTGCCGTTTTTAGTTTTTTTAATGGGAATGTCTCAGCACGAAGCGCAAGGAACCAGTTTAGCCACATTGCTATTACCACTCAGTTTCCTCTCGGTATATAGTTACAACAAAGCGGGTTTCATCAATTGGAAATATGTATTAATTCTCTCCATCACCTTCATGATTGGTAGTTATTTCGGAGGCGTTTGGGCTTTAAAAATTGATCAAAAAACACTCAAAAAAATATTTGGGTTCATTATGATTCTCGGAGCTGCTAAAATGTTTTGGGATTCATATAAATAA
- the thiS gene encoding sulfur carrier protein ThiS: MITVKINSEIEQIPKETTLSKLVVLKNIATRGIAIAVNQKVISRSKWEMFQLQENDTILIIKATQGG; this comes from the coding sequence ATGATTACTGTAAAAATTAATTCTGAAATTGAACAAATTCCAAAAGAGACTACGCTCTCTAAACTTGTCGTTCTAAAAAATATAGCGACAAGAGGTATTGCTATTGCCGTAAATCAAAAAGTGATCAGTCGTTCCAAGTGGGAAATGTTTCAGCTACAAGAGAATGATACTATCTTAATCATCAAGGCTACTCAAGGAGGGTAA
- the tatC gene encoding twin-arginine translocase subunit TatC — MKYNNNTPKNDMPFLDHVAELRKHLLRAIVGVVIGAILATVFWQQILDFIMAPLKSNFITYKAFNKIGHFTGYGDLYPKPFDIQSELTNLEFGGQFTAIIGVILVAGLIIALPYVVYEIFQFIKPGLTPMERKYSNLTMFFTIMFFLLGVGFSYYFIMPLSVHFMYFFQPFGVENNWKLLSYISVFVQTTLSTGVVFLLPIFVYFLAKIDLVTPNFMKTYRKHAFVVVLTIAAIITPADILSMVIASIPLLLLYELSILIVKWVYKNKERTLAEKNI, encoded by the coding sequence GTGAAGTACAATAATAATACTCCCAAAAACGACATGCCATTTCTGGATCATGTCGCCGAACTCCGTAAACATCTCCTGCGTGCAATTGTGGGCGTAGTTATAGGCGCGATTTTAGCCACGGTTTTCTGGCAACAGATTTTGGATTTCATCATGGCACCACTCAAATCAAATTTTATAACCTACAAAGCATTCAATAAAATTGGACATTTCACAGGCTATGGCGATTTATATCCCAAGCCCTTTGACATTCAAAGCGAACTCACCAATCTTGAGTTTGGCGGACAGTTTACTGCCATTATTGGAGTAATTTTGGTCGCGGGGCTTATCATCGCTCTGCCCTATGTGGTGTACGAAATTTTCCAATTCATTAAACCTGGGCTCACGCCTATGGAACGAAAATATAGCAATCTCACAATGTTTTTCACCATTATGTTTTTCTTGCTCGGTGTGGGATTTAGTTATTATTTCATTATGCCACTTTCGGTGCATTTCATGTACTTTTTTCAGCCGTTTGGCGTAGAAAATAATTGGAAATTATTAAGCTATATTTCCGTTTTTGTACAAACAACACTCTCTACGGGCGTGGTGTTTTTATTGCCTATCTTTGTCTATTTCTTGGCTAAAATTGATTTGGTAACGCCCAATTTCATGAAAACCTATCGAAAACACGCTTTTGTAGTCGTGCTCACCATTGCCGCAATCATTACTCCAGCCGATATTTTAAGTATGGTAATCGCCTCTATTCCATTGCTTTTACTTTACGAATTGAGCATTTTAATCGTGAAATGGGTATATAAAAATAAAGAAAGAACTCTGGCTGAAAAAAACATTTAA
- the thiC gene encoding phosphomethylpyrimidine synthase ThiC, with protein sequence MKTKVTPTEQNISREPFPNSEKVYVQGSLFEDVLVPMRKITLSDTIDKFKGTKTPNDPVFVYDTSGAYTDPNIEIDVRKGLQPIRQEWIDRRGDTEQLAGLSSEYGRQREANTNLDELRFNRIRKPLKAKEGKNVTQMHYAKKGIITPEMEFIAIRENQKLQAIKEITKQHAGESFGASIPKVITPEFVRDEVARGRAVIPCNINHPESEPMIIGRNFLVKINANIGNSAVTSSIEEEVEKSVWACRWGADTIMDLSTGKNIHETREWILRNSPVPIGTVPIYQALEKVNGKAEDLTWEIFRDTLIEQAEQGVDYFTIHAGVRLKYIPHTAKRVTGIVSRGGSIMAKWCLAHHKENFLYTHFEEICEIMKAYDVAFSLGDGLRPGSIADANDYPQFAELETLGELTKIAWKHDVQCIIEGPGHIPMHMIKENMDKQLEECGEAPFYTLGPLTTDIAPGYDHITSGIGAAMIGWYGCAMLCYVTPKEHLGLPNKEDVKTGVITYKIAAHAADLAKGHPGAQHRDDAMSKARFEFRWEDQFNLSLDPDTAREFHDETLPSENAKVAHFCSMCGPHFCSMKITQEVRNYAEENGLDTLEAIEEGMKQKSEEFKEKGSEVYL encoded by the coding sequence ATGAAGACAAAAGTGACACCAACTGAACAAAACATTAGCCGAGAGCCTTTTCCTAATTCCGAAAAAGTCTATGTACAAGGTAGCCTTTTTGAGGATGTGCTGGTGCCCATGCGCAAAATCACTCTGAGCGATACAATTGATAAATTTAAAGGAACAAAAACGCCAAATGACCCCGTTTTTGTTTATGACACAAGTGGTGCCTATACCGATCCAAATATCGAAATCGATGTGCGAAAAGGGCTACAACCGATTCGCCAAGAATGGATAGATCGCCGTGGAGATACCGAACAGCTTGCTGGCTTATCTTCGGAATACGGACGCCAGCGAGAAGCCAATACAAATTTAGATGAATTGCGATTTAATCGCATCCGCAAACCATTAAAAGCTAAAGAGGGCAAGAATGTAACACAGATGCATTATGCCAAAAAGGGAATCATAACTCCAGAAATGGAATTTATTGCCATTCGTGAAAATCAAAAATTACAGGCAATCAAGGAAATTACCAAGCAGCATGCAGGAGAAAGCTTTGGAGCATCTATTCCTAAAGTGATTACACCAGAATTTGTGCGAGACGAAGTGGCTAGAGGAAGAGCCGTAATCCCTTGTAACATTAATCACCCAGAGAGCGAACCTATGATTATTGGTAGAAATTTTTTAGTAAAAATCAATGCCAATATCGGGAATTCTGCCGTTACCTCTTCTATTGAGGAAGAAGTAGAGAAATCTGTTTGGGCTTGTCGCTGGGGTGCAGACACAATTATGGATTTGTCCACAGGAAAAAATATACACGAAACCAGAGAATGGATTTTAAGAAATTCTCCCGTTCCGATTGGCACAGTTCCTATTTATCAAGCACTTGAAAAGGTAAATGGAAAAGCCGAAGACCTCACTTGGGAAATCTTTAGAGACACACTGATTGAGCAAGCAGAACAAGGGGTAGACTACTTCACTATTCATGCTGGGGTGCGCCTCAAATACATTCCGCATACCGCCAAACGAGTTACAGGAATCGTGTCTCGCGGAGGTTCTATCATGGCTAAATGGTGTTTGGCACATCACAAAGAAAATTTCCTTTACACTCATTTTGAGGAGATTTGTGAAATCATGAAAGCCTATGATGTCGCCTTTTCCTTAGGCGACGGGTTGCGCCCAGGAAGTATTGCCGACGCCAATGATTATCCTCAATTTGCCGAATTAGAAACCTTAGGCGAATTGACCAAAATTGCTTGGAAACACGATGTACAGTGCATTATAGAAGGACCTGGGCATATTCCTATGCATATGATTAAAGAAAACATGGACAAACAATTGGAAGAATGTGGCGAAGCGCCTTTTTACACTCTAGGTCCTTTAACTACGGATATTGCTCCAGGATACGACCACATTACAAGCGGAATCGGGGCGGCAATGATCGGCTGGTATGGTTGTGCTATGCTTTGCTATGTTACACCAAAAGAACATTTGGGACTACCTAACAAAGAAGATGTAAAAACAGGCGTAATTACTTATAAAATAGCGGCACACGCTGCTGATTTAGCCAAGGGGCACCCAGGTGCACAACATCGTGATGATGCGATGAGCAAAGCAAGATTTGAATTCCGATGGGAAGATCAATTTAACCTCTCGCTAGATCCCGATACAGCACGAGAATTTCATGACGAAACTTTACCTTCTGAGA